The proteins below are encoded in one region of Dasypus novemcinctus isolate mDasNov1 chromosome 13, mDasNov1.1.hap2, whole genome shotgun sequence:
- the OR10K1 gene encoding olfactory receptor 10K1 encodes MEQNNETLVREFVFLGFSSLARLQRLLFVVFLLLYLFTLGTNAIIISTIMLDRALHTPMYFFLAVLSCSETCCTFIIVPKMLVDLLSQKKTISFLGCAIQMFTFLFLGCSHSFLLAAMGYDRYVAICNPLRYTVLMGHGVCVGLVAAACACGFSVSLVTTSLVFHLPFHSSNQLHHFFCDISPVLKLASHHSHLSQMVIFMLGVFVLVIPLLLILVSYIHIISAILKIPSSVGRYKAFSTCASHLIVVTVHYGCASFIYLRPESNYSSNQDTLISVSYTILTPLFNPMIYSLRNKEFKSSLQRAIGQTLYTVS; translated from the coding sequence ATGGAGCAGAACAATGAGACCCTAGTGAGGGAGTTTGTCTTCCTTGGCTTCTCATCTCTCGCCAGACTGCAGCGGCTGCTCTTTGTTGTCTTCCTGCTCCTCTACCTGTTCACCCTGGGCACAAATGCCATCATCATTTCCACCATCATGCTGGACAGAGCtcttcacacccccatgtacttcttcctcgcTGTTCTTTCTTGCTCTGAGACCTGCTGCACTTTCATTATTGTGCCCAAGATGCTGGTTGACCTGCTGTCCCAGAAGAAGACCATCTCCTTCCTGGGCTGTGCCATCCAGATGTTTACGTTCCTCTTCCTTGGCTGCTCTCACTCCTTCCTGCTGGCAGCCATGGGCTATGATCGCTACGTGGCCATCTGTAATCCACTACGCTATACAGTGCTCATGGGACATGGAGTGTGTGTGGGACTAGTGGCTGCTGCCTGTGCCTGTGGCTTCTCCGTTTCCCTGGTCACCACCTCCCTGGTATTTCACCTGCCCTTCCACTCCTCCAACCAGCTCCATCACTTCTTCTGTGACATTTCCCCTGTCCTCAAGCTGGCATCTCACCATTCCCACCTCAGTCAGATGGTCATATTCATGCTTGGTGTGTTTGTTCTGGTTATTCCTCTGCTACTTATCCTGGTGTCCTATATCCACATCATCTCCGCCATTCTGAAAATCCCATCCTCTGTGGGAAGATACAAGGCCTTTTCCACCTGTGCTTCCCATCTCATTGTGGTAACTGTCCACTATGGTTGTGCTTCCTTCATCTACCTAAGGCCCGAGTCCAATTACTCCTCAAACCAAGATACCCTGATATCTGTGTCTTATACCATCCTTACCCCACTGTTCAATCCAATGATTTACAGTCTgagaaataaagaatttaaatcaTCCCTTCAAAGAGCAATAGGACAGACTTTATATACTGTTAGTTGA